The following proteins are co-located in the Maridesulfovibrio sp. genome:
- a CDS encoding HlyD family efflux transporter periplasmic adaptor subunit, which translates to MSSEQHPAMILHQLTTEFLAAEDKKQLYFRLLNRSISLCGYKRAVLFKVDGKRAKFQAVSGKSGVDSYSEMVEKWEKLASSVTEKDSPQQLSVSSFPAKEAAHWQFLSDHTNGLSVYWLPIKPWGKTRYVLWFERWEQDEWAERDLQLLSLVGVSAKSAFERLEPETLCRRISGKLFSWRRFLVSIVVLLAVLLSWRVPLRVVAPCEIIPEDPFIVTAPLSGVVSEVFVESGDQVKVGSQLFGYDPRVVNEELKIAQHQVNMLETTMTNTGFEALKRAKAKAELSILRFRLEQEKIRLQMAEYRASMLNVRADVPGSIIVDNPDEWRGRPVEVGQKVLMVVDPQNINLRIWLPEADNVNFSNSTEVKVLLNAFPDDSLNAHLKYVAQSVSVSPEGVPSVMAEGTFADLADRADEKLRIGLKGSAVLYGDKVSVAYWLLRKPWASARRIMGI; encoded by the coding sequence ATGAGTAGCGAACAGCACCCGGCAATGATCCTGCACCAGCTTACTACTGAATTTTTGGCGGCAGAGGATAAAAAACAACTTTATTTTCGGCTGCTCAACCGTTCCATTTCTCTCTGTGGATACAAGCGGGCGGTGCTGTTCAAGGTTGATGGTAAGCGTGCAAAATTTCAGGCTGTATCTGGTAAATCCGGAGTGGACAGCTATTCCGAGATGGTCGAGAAATGGGAGAAGCTGGCCTCATCCGTCACTGAAAAAGATAGCCCGCAACAGCTGAGCGTAAGCTCTTTTCCTGCTAAAGAAGCGGCGCACTGGCAATTCCTCAGCGACCATACCAACGGCCTTTCCGTATACTGGCTGCCCATAAAGCCGTGGGGCAAAACCAGATACGTTCTCTGGTTCGAACGCTGGGAGCAGGATGAATGGGCCGAACGGGATCTGCAGCTGCTCAGCCTTGTAGGTGTCAGCGCAAAATCTGCTTTTGAGCGGCTGGAGCCGGAAACATTATGCCGCCGCATAAGCGGGAAGCTTTTCAGCTGGCGGCGGTTTTTGGTTTCCATTGTTGTTCTGTTGGCAGTGCTACTCTCGTGGCGGGTTCCTCTTCGGGTCGTCGCACCGTGTGAAATAATTCCGGAAGATCCGTTTATTGTTACCGCACCTCTTTCCGGTGTTGTTTCCGAAGTCTTTGTCGAATCCGGTGATCAAGTAAAAGTGGGCAGTCAGCTTTTTGGTTATGATCCCCGTGTGGTTAATGAAGAGTTAAAAATAGCTCAGCACCAAGTAAATATGCTTGAAACCACCATGACGAATACCGGATTCGAAGCGCTAAAACGTGCAAAAGCCAAAGCTGAGCTTTCCATCCTCAGGTTTCGTTTGGAGCAGGAAAAAATCAGGTTGCAGATGGCGGAATATCGGGCCTCCATGTTAAATGTCAGGGCGGATGTTCCCGGCTCAATCATCGTGGATAATCCTGATGAATGGCGTGGCAGGCCAGTCGAAGTTGGGCAGAAGGTGCTCATGGTGGTTGATCCGCAGAACATCAACCTGCGCATCTGGCTTCCAGAAGCGGATAATGTGAATTTCAGCAACAGCACCGAAGTGAAAGTGTTGCTCAATGCTTTTCCTGATGACTCATTAAATGCGCATCTAAAATACGTGGCTCAGAGTGTTTCCGTGAGTCCTGAAGGTGTCCCTTCGGTTATGGCGGAAGGAACCTTTGCTGATCTTGCTGACAGGGCAGATGAAAAGCTAAGGATCGGCTTGAAAGGGTCGGCTGTGCTTTATGGTGATAAAGTGTCGGTTGCCTACTGGTTGTTGCGCAAACCGTGGGCTTCGGCTCGAAGAATAATGGGAATTTAA
- a CDS encoding HlyD family efflux transporter periplasmic adaptor subunit, with protein MISGDTPLPVLRPDLEIIPGPKAHDGSPTTVVYDPLARSYNRFSWFEFAVIRLLGQPHTLDEVVALLDRDTTMSPTVEDVLKVCQELVQQGLTVNTLIQQPEQLEKEVKARTPHWFKWLLHHYLYFRIPLLRPDAFLGKTISFVCPLASTTAFALYFICGIVGLILVSMRHEQFFHTFQYFFNIKGLLYYGTAITLVKIIHEFSHAYTAKAHGLRVPVMGVAFIVLWPVAYCDVTDAWRIPKQRERLPVAAAGIIAELVIAGFCLVGWASTQPGLLNSLFFVVSTASLISTLLVNLNPAMSFDGYYLFMDVSGIDNLRSRSFNYLRWLFRTSCLGMQLVASEKPKGWRKFLYVTYSIYSWAYRFFLYIGIAVLVYYKFTKLLGIFLFLVEVWWFIALPIVKEISSVIKMRKMLIFNARLITFLLLFVALTAWLVWPRAHTHYFPAVVEARNLQQIYAPFSGVVTEISGSRGKEVKVGDEILSIASAPLRAEISELSLQEKILDTEAQLMFIQHNFSAIPQKEEEKHQVASRLQGIKKRQELYDISAQVSGTITEWDRNLRIGQHVQQNQIFGRIVNPDDLYFAAYIPEEKVAQLTEGETAQFYPETGAEAVPGTIIRISKSKTDSTRHIALTSLASGEIPAAQDSYGNTSLLEARYVVEVKPDGPISLPLGKSGKIRMKTATRSYIVDLWHKVYRTLVKESNF; from the coding sequence ATGATTTCAGGGGACACCCCCCTTCCGGTCCTGCGCCCGGACCTAGAGATTATTCCGGGCCCCAAAGCCCATGACGGCTCACCGACAACGGTTGTTTATGATCCTCTTGCAAGATCGTATAACCGTTTTTCGTGGTTTGAGTTTGCGGTAATCAGATTGTTGGGACAGCCGCACACTCTGGATGAAGTGGTTGCCTTGCTGGATCGGGATACAACCATGAGTCCTACGGTCGAGGACGTCCTGAAAGTTTGTCAGGAACTGGTGCAACAAGGATTGACTGTAAACACTCTTATCCAGCAACCGGAACAGCTTGAAAAGGAAGTAAAAGCCAGAACGCCGCACTGGTTCAAATGGCTTTTGCACCATTATTTGTACTTCCGTATCCCTCTTTTACGCCCTGATGCTTTTCTTGGTAAGACAATCAGCTTCGTGTGTCCGTTGGCCTCCACTACGGCCTTTGCCTTATACTTTATTTGCGGAATTGTGGGTTTGATTCTGGTCAGCATGCGCCATGAGCAATTCTTCCATACCTTTCAGTATTTTTTCAACATCAAAGGGTTGCTCTATTACGGCACAGCCATAACACTCGTAAAAATTATTCACGAATTCTCGCACGCCTACACTGCCAAAGCGCACGGATTAAGGGTCCCGGTAATGGGTGTGGCCTTCATCGTACTCTGGCCGGTGGCTTATTGCGATGTAACCGATGCCTGGCGTATACCTAAGCAGCGAGAACGACTGCCAGTAGCCGCAGCCGGGATAATCGCGGAATTGGTTATTGCCGGGTTTTGTCTCGTAGGCTGGGCCAGCACACAGCCGGGATTGCTGAACAGTCTGTTCTTCGTAGTCTCCACGGCATCGCTTATTTCTACTTTGCTGGTAAACCTGAACCCGGCCATGAGTTTTGATGGTTATTATCTTTTCATGGATGTCTCAGGTATCGATAACCTGCGCTCAAGGTCTTTTAATTATCTGCGCTGGTTGTTTCGTACCTCCTGTCTTGGGATGCAGCTCGTTGCCTCGGAGAAGCCCAAAGGCTGGCGCAAATTTCTATATGTCACATATTCCATATATTCATGGGCATACCGTTTCTTTCTATATATCGGTATCGCCGTTCTGGTTTACTATAAGTTCACCAAGCTGCTGGGGATATTCCTGTTTCTGGTAGAAGTCTGGTGGTTTATCGCCCTGCCCATCGTCAAGGAGATTTCATCCGTGATAAAAATGCGCAAAATGCTTATTTTCAATGCCCGATTGATCACCTTTTTGTTGCTGTTCGTTGCGTTGACAGCGTGGCTCGTCTGGCCCCGTGCTCACACCCACTACTTCCCTGCCGTGGTCGAAGCACGCAACCTACAGCAGATTTACGCACCTTTCTCCGGTGTTGTGACTGAGATCAGCGGTAGTCGTGGAAAAGAAGTCAAAGTTGGTGATGAAATATTGAGTATAGCATCTGCTCCTTTACGGGCGGAGATAAGTGAGCTGTCCTTGCAGGAAAAGATTCTGGATACCGAAGCGCAGCTTATGTTTATACAGCACAACTTTTCCGCGATTCCCCAAAAGGAAGAGGAAAAACACCAAGTTGCTTCCAGATTGCAAGGCATCAAAAAACGGCAGGAATTATACGATATTTCCGCGCAGGTATCAGGAACAATCACGGAATGGGACCGCAATCTACGCATCGGACAACATGTACAGCAGAACCAGATTTTCGGAAGAATCGTTAACCCTGACGATTTATATTTTGCAGCCTACATCCCGGAAGAGAAAGTGGCCCAATTAACCGAAGGGGAAACAGCCCAGTTTTATCCAGAAACAGGCGCTGAAGCCGTTCCGGGCACCATAATAAGAATCAGCAAAAGCAAAACAGACTCAACTCGCCATATTGCTCTCACTTCACTGGCTTCTGGAGAGATTCCCGCCGCACAGGACAGCTATGGTAACACCTCCCTGCTTGAAGCGCGGTATGTGGTTGAAGTTAAACCGGATGGTCCAATTTCACTTCCGCTTGGCAAAAGTGGAAAAATACGCATGAAGACAGCTACCAGATCATATATTGTCGACCTGTGGCATAAGGTTTACCGGACTCTGGTTAAGGAGAGTAATTTTTAG
- a CDS encoding TnsA endonuclease C-terminal domain-containing protein, which produces MAKKSGIRHPQVSGIFQVMSSDFLVNSSDSTLSKFVLQAKYTKDLSDPRAVEKLELERRYWAHKEVPWFLVTEKEISNTVFQNIEWLYPDQQRTHELSDLAEQLKFYIHHFSKNPTSTIIKISKTLDVKYDHEAGESLAEIRGLMASRLLSFDVNIPFRKITPADLNFVDDVSVLEVINV; this is translated from the coding sequence TTGGCAAAAAAATCCGGAATAAGACATCCTCAAGTTTCGGGAATTTTTCAGGTCATGTCTTCAGACTTTCTAGTCAACTCATCCGACTCTACCCTTTCGAAATTCGTACTGCAGGCAAAATACACTAAAGACTTAAGCGACCCGAGAGCAGTGGAAAAGCTAGAGCTGGAACGGCGTTACTGGGCGCATAAAGAAGTCCCGTGGTTTTTGGTTACCGAGAAAGAAATATCTAATACTGTTTTTCAAAATATTGAATGGTTATATCCTGATCAGCAAAGGACTCATGAATTAAGTGATTTGGCTGAACAATTGAAATTTTACATTCATCATTTTTCGAAAAATCCTACCTCAACTATAATTAAGATTTCAAAGACATTGGACGTTAAATACGACCACGAAGCAGGAGAGTCACTGGCTGAAATCAGAGGACTTATGGCTAGTCGGTTGCTATCTTTTGACGTGAATATCCCGTTCCGGAAAATCACCCCTGCGGACCTTAATTTTGTGGATGATGTTTCTGTATTGGAGGTAATCAATGTTTAG